The Nitrososphaerota archaeon genome has a segment encoding these proteins:
- a CDS encoding class II fumarate hydratase: MKKFRRESDAMGNVKVPADALYGAQTQRALENFQISNLRFQKRFICALCMIKLAAAKVNLRLKLLDKKRGDAIVAAAEEAVKGKFDDQFVIDVFQTGSGTSTNMNANEIVANRANLMLGGDIGYRSVHPNDHVNMGQSTNDVFPAAINLVALQAVKEELIPSLKTLETSLRKKAREFDNIVKAGRTHLQDAVPMTLGQEFGGYASVIGHNIRRIENCIPHLSELPIGGTAVGTGLNAHPKFAALVIEELRQISKMEVRRAENLFEAMQNKDTAVELSGALNVIAVGLMKIANDLRLLYSGPRTGFDEIELPAIQPGSSIMPAKVNPVIPEAVSMVAAKVMGNNLTITIASQSGNLELNTMMPVIAYTLLESLELISAAAKTFSKRCIDGIKANRTKTQRHADDTIAMITVVAPLIGYDRAARIAKKAMKSGKSIKDIIIDEGILPKEKANSILNPKKLAKGGSLSN; this comes from the coding sequence ATGAAAAAGTTCAGGAGGGAGAGCGACGCTATGGGAAACGTAAAGGTTCCAGCAGACGCTCTATACGGTGCGCAGACACAGAGGGCTTTGGAGAACTTCCAGATTTCTAATTTAAGATTCCAGAAGAGATTCATATGTGCTCTATGCATGATAAAGCTTGCAGCCGCTAAGGTAAACCTTAGGCTAAAACTCCTCGACAAGAAAAGAGGAGATGCCATAGTCGCTGCTGCAGAAGAAGCCGTCAAAGGGAAGTTTGACGATCAATTTGTTATAGACGTATTCCAGACAGGCTCGGGGACATCGACCAACATGAATGCAAATGAGATAGTCGCCAACAGGGCCAACTTGATGCTCGGAGGCGATATTGGTTACAGAAGCGTGCATCCCAATGACCACGTCAATATGGGACAATCAACAAACGACGTATTTCCTGCAGCGATAAACTTGGTAGCACTGCAGGCAGTAAAGGAAGAGCTGATACCTTCTCTTAAGACTCTCGAAACTTCGCTGAGGAAAAAGGCCAGAGAATTCGATAATATCGTAAAAGCTGGCAGGACGCACCTTCAGGATGCCGTGCCGATGACTCTTGGCCAAGAATTCGGCGGGTACGCGAGCGTGATAGGACATAACATCAGGAGAATTGAAAACTGCATTCCTCACCTTTCCGAGCTCCCGATTGGAGGCACGGCTGTAGGCACTGGCTTGAACGCACACCCAAAGTTCGCTGCGCTTGTCATAGAAGAGCTCAGGCAAATATCAAAGATGGAGGTCAGAAGGGCGGAGAATCTGTTTGAGGCTATGCAGAACAAGGACACTGCTGTGGAGCTTAGCGGAGCTCTGAATGTAATCGCTGTAGGTCTGATGAAAATTGCAAATGATCTGAGGTTGCTTTACTCTGGCCCCAGAACGGGTTTTGATGAAATAGAGCTGCCTGCTATCCAGCCGGGTTCGAGCATAATGCCCGCAAAGGTCAACCCGGTAATCCCAGAAGCTGTAAGCATGGTTGCTGCAAAAGTCATGGGGAACAATCTTACCATTACGATTGCAAGCCAATCTGGAAACCTTGAACTCAATACCATGATGCCCGTTATAGCCTATACACTGCTGGAGTCTCTTGAATTAATTTCAGCTGCTGCAAAAACGTTCTCCAAAAGGTGCATAGACGGAATCAAGGCCAACAGGACCAAGACGCAAAGGCATGCAGACGATACAATTGCTATGATTACGGTCGTCGCACCACTAATAGGGTATGACAGAGCTG
- a CDS encoding MFS transporter: protein MNAKGLTRNVIVLGLISFFSDLSTEMITPVLPLFLVGVLGASYVLVGLIEGSADFLIGMLKFVSGWYSDKIEKRKPFIVLGYLAGAFVKPMISLAQVPLHYMGLRLAERAGKGIRGTPRDALIVDSVDKSVLGRAFGFRSMMDTAGAVAGAVSSLVLVAILVGEPSSVYRTMFVISAVPAFIAGALALFVVKEFKRANVQIGKKSFSAGLKSFNRELKFFIFTIGLFSLGNFTLAFFILRAKSLNIPDNQTVLLFLLFNIVYALAAIPFGELSDRIGRRKVIALGFAMFSAVCLGFAFSTDVVQVAVSFAFYGLFMGVFGGVPQAYVSEIALQEYKATALGVHATVSAALALASSVIGGFLWDSFGASIAFGYGALMGLIALALFGLDSRLAKR, encoded by the coding sequence ATGAATGCCAAAGGCCTGACGAGGAACGTAATCGTTCTTGGGCTGATAAGTTTCTTCTCCGATCTTAGCACCGAAATGATAACTCCAGTATTGCCTTTATTCCTTGTCGGCGTTTTGGGAGCCAGCTATGTTCTGGTAGGCTTGATCGAGGGAAGCGCAGACTTTCTGATTGGGATGCTCAAGTTCGTTTCCGGCTGGTACTCCGACAAGATAGAGAAAAGGAAGCCATTCATAGTTCTGGGCTATCTTGCTGGTGCTTTTGTTAAGCCGATGATTTCTCTTGCTCAGGTTCCTCTGCACTACATGGGCCTGAGGCTTGCTGAAAGGGCTGGAAAGGGAATAAGAGGGACTCCTAGAGATGCTTTGATCGTAGATTCCGTCGATAAATCTGTGCTTGGCAGGGCTTTTGGCTTTCGTAGCATGATGGATACTGCAGGTGCAGTTGCTGGAGCAGTTTCGAGCCTTGTCCTAGTTGCTATATTGGTCGGGGAGCCTTCCTCAGTGTACAGAACAATGTTCGTAATATCTGCCGTTCCTGCATTTATTGCCGGGGCTCTCGCCCTGTTCGTCGTAAAGGAATTTAAGAGAGCCAATGTGCAAATTGGTAAGAAATCGTTCTCTGCAGGGCTGAAGTCTTTCAATAGAGAGTTGAAATTTTTCATTTTTACGATCGGGTTATTTTCGCTTGGAAACTTTACCCTTGCATTCTTCATACTCCGCGCAAAGTCTCTGAATATTCCCGATAATCAAACTGTTCTTTTGTTCCTCCTGTTCAACATTGTTTATGCGCTTGCTGCCATTCCGTTTGGAGAGCTTTCGGATAGGATAGGGAGGAGGAAGGTTATCGCATTGGGATTTGCAATGTTTTCAGCAGTATGCTTGGGCTTTGCTTTTTCTACGGACGTTGTCCAAGTTGCAGTTTCGTTCGCGTTTTATGGTTTATTCATGGGAGTCTTTGGTGGTGTACCGCAGGCTTATGTCTCTGAAATTGCTCTGCAGGAGTACAAGGCTACTGCTCTTGGCGTTCATGCTACGGTTTCTGCAGCGCTGGCCCTTGCTTCAAGCGTAATTGGAGGATTCTTGTGGGATTCTTTTGGTGCATCTATAGCGTTTGGCTATGGCGCTCTCATGGGCCTGATTGCTTTAGCATTATTCGGTTTGGATAGCAGGTTAGCAAAACGATGA